One segment of Chlorocebus sabaeus isolate Y175 chromosome 26, mChlSab1.0.hap1, whole genome shotgun sequence DNA contains the following:
- the TSPAN3 gene encoding tetraspanin-3 isoform X2 — protein MWEPMSSSLMMTMTTSLKMCTRALLFIIGLIGCCATIRESRCGLATFVIILLLVFVTEVVVVVLGYVYRAKVENEVDRSIQKVYKTYNGTNPDAASRAIDYVQRQLHCCGIHNYSDWENTDWFKETKNQSVPLSCCRETASNCNGSLAHPSDLYAEGCEALVVKKLQEIMMHVIWAALAFAAIQLLGMLCACIVLCRRSRDPAYELLITGGTYA, from the exons ATGTGGGAGCCTATGTCTTCATCACTTATGATGACTATGACCACTTCTTTGAAGATGTGTACAC GAGCCCTGCTTTTCATCATTGGGCTAATTGGCTGCTGTGCCACAATCCGGGAAAGTCGCTGTGGACTTGCCACG TTTGTCATCATCCTGCTCTTGGTTTTTGTCACAGAAGTTGTTGTAGTGGTTTTGGGATATGTTTACAGAGCAAAG GTGGAAAATGAGGTTGATCGCAGCATTCAGAAAGTGTATAAGACCTACAATGGAACCAACCCTGATGCTGCTAGCCGGGCTATTGATTATGTACAGAGACAG CTGCATTGTTGTGGAATTCACAACTACTCAGACTGGGAAAATACAGATTGGTTCAAAGAAACGAAAAACCAGAGTGTCCCTCTTAGCTGCTGCAGAGAGACTGCCAGCAATTGTAATGGCAGCCTGGCCCACCCTTCTGACCTCTATGCTGAG GGGTGTGAGGCTCTAGTTGTGAAGAAGCTACAAGAAATCATGATGCATGTGATCTGGGCTGCACTGGCATTTGCAGCTATTCAG CTGCTGGGCATGCTGTGTGCCTGCATCGTGTTGTGCAGAAGGAGTAGAGATCCTGCTTATGAGCTCCTCATCACTGGTGGAACCTATGCATAG
- the TSPAN3 gene encoding tetraspanin-3 isoform X1, whose product MGQCGITSSKTVLVFLNLIFWGAAGILCYVGAYVFITYDDYDHFFEDVYTLIPAVVIIAVGALLFIIGLIGCCATIRESRCGLATFVIILLLVFVTEVVVVVLGYVYRAKVENEVDRSIQKVYKTYNGTNPDAASRAIDYVQRQLHCCGIHNYSDWENTDWFKETKNQSVPLSCCRETASNCNGSLAHPSDLYAEGCEALVVKKLQEIMMHVIWAALAFAAIQLLGMLCACIVLCRRSRDPAYELLITGGTYA is encoded by the exons ATGGGCCAGTGCGGCATCACCTCCTCCAAGACCGTGCTGGTCTTTCTCAACCTCATCTTCTGG GGGGCAGCTGGCATTTTATGCTATGTGGGAGCCTATGTCTTCATCACTTATGATGACTATGACCACTTCTTTGAAGATGTGTACACGCTTATCCCTGCTGTAGTGATCATAGCTGTAGGAGCCCTGCTTTTCATCATTGGGCTAATTGGCTGCTGTGCCACAATCCGGGAAAGTCGCTGTGGACTTGCCACG TTTGTCATCATCCTGCTCTTGGTTTTTGTCACAGAAGTTGTTGTAGTGGTTTTGGGATATGTTTACAGAGCAAAG GTGGAAAATGAGGTTGATCGCAGCATTCAGAAAGTGTATAAGACCTACAATGGAACCAACCCTGATGCTGCTAGCCGGGCTATTGATTATGTACAGAGACAG CTGCATTGTTGTGGAATTCACAACTACTCAGACTGGGAAAATACAGATTGGTTCAAAGAAACGAAAAACCAGAGTGTCCCTCTTAGCTGCTGCAGAGAGACTGCCAGCAATTGTAATGGCAGCCTGGCCCACCCTTCTGACCTCTATGCTGAG GGGTGTGAGGCTCTAGTTGTGAAGAAGCTACAAGAAATCATGATGCATGTGATCTGGGCTGCACTGGCATTTGCAGCTATTCAG CTGCTGGGCATGCTGTGTGCCTGCATCGTGTTGTGCAGAAGGAGTAGAGATCCTGCTTATGAGCTCCTCATCACTGGTGGAACCTATGCATAG